The following proteins come from a genomic window of Pichia kudriavzevii chromosome 1, complete sequence:
- a CDS encoding uncharacterized protein (PKUD0A11600; similar to Saccharomyces cerevisiae YDR013W (PSF1); ancestral locus Anc_3.234), whose protein sequence is MYGDLGIKLVLAAKRAESLEVIPTYEADLIQSVLNENKELQRQIDGINEYPVLSTQTETVGGMESSMPSSALNTPARIVDSSFFSSSANNTPGRTSQHPARVQEILTNLPEFIRQMIIDRNKRCLIAYEMARLKKIDELVWNNVEVTAEQMADLSHNERVYLEKYMSLVSGVKSVMPEIDLGGELEPPHEVFIDVRVLKDAGEIVTEYGVFNLTKDSQFFVRRVDVERLIQQGYLKEI, encoded by the coding sequence ATGTATGGAGACCTGGGAATAAAGCTGGTTCTGGCGGCAAAGAGAGCCGAAAGTCTTGAGGTAATACCGACTTATGAAGCAGATTTGATTCAATCTGTTCTTAATGAGAACAAAGAGTTGCAAAGACAAATTGATGGAATAAACGAATATCCTGTACTGTCTACTCAAACGGAGACTGTCGGAGGGATGGAATCCTCCATGCCTTCTTCTGCTTTAAATACTCCTGCTAGAATTGTCGATagtagttttttttcatcatctgctAACAATACACCTGGACGAACTTCCCAGCACCCTGCAAGGGTGCAAGAAATCCTGACGAATTTACCAGAATTTATAAGGCAAATGATAATAGACAGAAACAAGCGCTGTCTTATAGCTTATGAGATGGCCAggctgaaaaaaatagatgaGTTGGTCTGGAACAATGTTGAAGTCACTGCTGAACAAATGGCTGATTTATCACACAATGAAAGGGTATATCTGGAGAAGTATATGTCTTTGGTCAGTGGTGTGAAGAGTGTCATGCCAGAGATTGATTTGGGTGGTGAATTGGAACCTCCTCATGAGGTATTTATTGATGTCAGGGTGTTGAAGGATGCCGGTGAGATTGTCACAGAGTATGGTGTCTTCAATTTGACCAAGGATTCCCAATTTTTCGTTCGCAGAGTCGATGTTGAGAGGCTAATACAGCAGGGctatttgaaagaaatttAA
- a CDS encoding uncharacterized protein (PKUD0A11610; similar to Saccharomyces cerevisiae YDR031W (MIC14); ancestral locus Anc_3.260): MASRVLDEFVIQEVAKTCPEPFVNFHKCLEDPTIKDKNQCAEFQLALQKCVKTQVTVYRHIEENCSEKIMKYQDCIMKDTEGNSSSKCFDYLKDLRDCAMGVIQTDEKMSK; this comes from the coding sequence ATGGCATCCAGAGTTCTCGACGAATTTGTTATTCAAGAAGTCGCCAAGACCTGTCCTGAACCGTTTGTTAATTTCCATAAATGTTTAGAAGATCCTACAATCAAAGATAAGAATCAATGTGCAGAGTTTCAATTAGCTTTACAAAAATGTGTTAAAACACAGGTTACTGTTTACAGGCACATAGAAGAAAACTGCTctgaaaaaataatgaaataCCAAGATTGCATAATGAAAGATACCGAAGGAAATAGTAGTAGCAAGTGCTTTGACTACTTGAAAGACTTGAGAGATTGTGCCATGGGTGTTATTCAGACCGATGagaaaatgtcaaaataG
- a CDS encoding uncharacterized protein (PKUD0A11620; similar to Saccharomyces cerevisiae YDR017C (KCS1); ancestral locus Anc_3.240), protein MCDEIIEAHDECPSDVTIKSQDSGDTRDDSLQTSSKSSKMAGRKAAKSLRLFRGSVAGDENVESSRHPQETHELERIKNREMNIELTNPCTLPKLQFNKQIVAGKELSLDHPVSPMGTRRNTSKYNAQLFLSPQTSTQATQNQSNDQSRQETTESPHREAFVEDDSMPIIEPVSSAIYFPHAPANVTVETTPEHLTAAAEFDHLEEEMVEEIPPNLDSDPGSNQQDKNNRTIPVCRKLDFNERKKSCIQDTAEENEVFEKPGKGGDTVHVDELTTDESGQPNDDTKYSLAVELQPFKNKVGGHTAIFKFSHRAVCKALVNRENTWYENIEILHPELLKYMPKYIGVLNVRYSTILEDETCENSEDPKLHGGSTSKLEESHESVEVKPKLDRCYSDNVSFPEVVLEDNIHIVPQSLWGHYSSSSPGEDSYADNRSKLTSSGTVPGSTSVNTKLKELVLSEVFAPIRDYTQKARAKRHSHYRRSRDSTSRSSISSNPQNIQLTNMPSGHTQRPRFHRYSTSSISTPSSLKHLGIHHFSIADCQPISENLGTFSGNNDANVTVEPSSVQSDDLKLHQKFRSDSTTDIEHDSVQFPDRETFISNLKKLSLETSRENAIDDDLDDGISPTDNMNESVIFDMENDDSTARNNGNEDSGSQDNNKERPENRLRKHTRFERFILLEDLTSGMKYPCVLDLKMGTRQYGTEARKSKQESQRKKCHSTTSKQLGTRICGMQVWDTKKQSFINRDKYFGRKVTVGYEFFRSLSRFLYDGNSIYSIVKHIPKLVDGIRELVEIIEKLVDYRLYGSSILLMYDSEKDQASRHESTIILRLIDFAQSVIGGMELSPNTTIPPYHKGEPDLGYIKGLKSLIYYFSTMFKEFTHGYEYKGFEDAWTVIRELDARHELDYSCEWLDDFSNEELSCPFRFQPIPPLDSIYENASD, encoded by the coding sequence ATGTGTGATGAAATAATAGAGGCTCACGATGAGTGTCCAAGTGATGTTACCATCAAAAGCCAAGATTCTGGTGACACTAGAGATGATTCTCTCCagacttcttcaaaatcgAGCAAAATGGCTGGAAGAAAAGCTGCAAAGTCATTAAGGTTATTCCGAGGGTCAGTTGCTGGTGATGAGAATGTAGAATCATCTCGACATCCTCAAGAAACTCATGAATTAGAACGTATAAAGAATAGAGAGATGAACATTGAGCTCACAAATCCATGCACTTTGCCGAAACTTCAATTCAACAAGCAAATAGTAGCAGGGAAAGAATTGAGCTTAGATCACCCAGTTTCTCCAATGGGCACACGTAGAAACACATCAAAGTATAACGCACAACTGTTTCTGTCACCTCAAACTTCAACCCAGGCCACACAAAATCAATCTAATGATCAAAGCAGACAGGAAACTACCGAGTCTCCACATAGAGAGGCTTTTGTCGAAGATGATAGTATGCCAATTATTGAGCCTGTATCTTCAGCAATCTATTTTCCACATGCACCAGCCAATGTTACCGTGGAGACCACACCCGAACATCTTACTGCAGCAGCAGAGTTTGATCAtctagaagaagaaatggttgaagaaattccGCCCAATTTAGATTCAGATCCAGGTAGCAACCAACAAGACAAAAATAACCGAACAATACCTGTGTGCCGAAAGCTGGATTTCaatgagagaaaaaagagttGCATTCAAGATACAgcagaagaaaatgagGTGTTTGAGAAGCCAGGCAAAGGAGGCGATACCGTGCATGTAGATGAGTTGACAACAGATGAAAGTGGCCAACCTAATGATGATACAAAATATTCACTAGCTGTTGAATTGCAACCCTTCAAGAACAAAGTTGGAGGACATACCgccattttcaagtttagcCATAGAGCTGTTTGCAAGGCATTAGTAAACAGGGAAAATACATGGTATGAAAACATAGAAATTTTACATCCCGAGCTACTCAAGTATATGCCAAAGTACATTGGTGTCTTGAATGTTAGATACAGTACTATCTTGGAGGACGAAACGTGTGAAAACTCGGAAGATCCCAAGTTACACGGAGGATCGACGTCAAAATTAGAGGAGAGTCATGAGAGTGTTGAGGTCAAGCCGAAACTAGATAGATGCTATTCAGATAATGTTTCATTCCCTGAAGTAGTCCTCGAGGATAATATCCATATTGTTCCCCAATCCCTATGGGGCCACTATAGCAGTTCATCCCCAGGGGAAGATTCATACGCAGATAACAGATCAAAATTAACATCAAGTGGAACAGTACCCGGGTCTACTTCAGTTAACaccaaattgaaagaattagTGTTAAGTGAAGTTTTTGCACCTATCAGAGATTATACCCAAAAGGCCCGTGCTAAGAGACACTCCCATTATAGAAGGAGTAGAGATTCAACATCAAGATCATCTATATCATCAAATCCACAAAACATACAGTTGACAAATATGCCAAGTGGACATACACAGCGTCCACGCTTCCATAGATATTCTACAAGTAGTATATCCACACCTAGTTCGCTTAAGCATCTAGGAATCCACCACTTTAGTATAGCTGATTGCCAACCTATATCTGAAAACTTAGGAACTTTTTCTGGAAACAACGATGCCAATGTAACAGTTGAGCCATCGTCTGTTCAGAGTGACGATCTTAAACTGCACCAAAAGTTTAGATCTGATTCTACTACTGATATTGAGCACGACAGTGTTCAATTCCCAGACAGAGAAACCTTTATTTCCAATTTAAAAAAACTGTCCCTCGAAACATCACGGGAAAACGCCATAGATGATGACCTTGATGATGGTATAAGCCCGACAGATAATATGAATGAAAGTGTAATATTTGATAtggaaaatgatgattctACTGCAAGGAATAATGGCAACGAAGATTCTGGCTCCCAAGATAACAATAAAGAAAGGCCTGAAAATCGCCTAAGAAAACATACACGATTTGAAAGGTTTATTTTATTGGAAGATTTGACGAGTGGTATGAAATACCCATGTGTTTTAGATCTTAAAATGGGGACGAGACAGTACGGTACGGAAGCCAGAAAAAGTAAACAGGAGTCTCAAAGGAAGAAGTGCCATTCAACTACCTCGAAGCAATTGGGAACTAGAATATGTGGAATGCAAGTATGGGATACCAAAAAACAGTCCTTTATAAACAGGGACAAGTATTTTGGAAGAAAGGTTACTGTCGGTTATGAATTTTTTAGGTCTCTTTCAAGGTTTTTGTATGATGGGAACAGCATTTATTCGATTGTCAAACATATCCCCAAATTGGTAGATGGCATAAGAGAACTGGTGGAGATTATTGAGAAACTAGTCGATTATAGACTATACGGATCTTCAATCTTACTAATGTACGACAGTGAAAAAGACCAAGCCAGCCGGCACGAGTCTACGATTATTCTCAGGTTAATTGACTTTGCCCAATCTGTGATTGGAGGTATGGAATTATCGCCAAACACTACCATACCCCCATACCATAAGGGCGAACCAGATTTGGGATACATAAAAGGCCTAAAGTCTCTAATCTATTACTTTTCTACAATGTTTAAAGAGTTCACTCATGGTTATGAGTATAAGGGTTTTGAAGATGCTTGGACTGTGATCCGAGAGTTGGATGCAAGGCACGAGTTAGATTACTCTTGCGAATGGTTGGATGACTTTAGCAATGAAGAGCTATCTTGTCCCTTTAGATTCCAACCCATCCCACCCCTTGATAGCATCTACGAGAATGCTTCAGACTAA